A part of Paraliobacillus zengyii genomic DNA contains:
- a CDS encoding DUF1617 family protein, with amino-acid sequence MQVTIKNAQLGQATSLLFDLNLKRKQSRHRTEFIKILAERSKKVEEQRKQIAEEHSKKDDEGKAIINDDRYDIEDQKAFKEDYQELLDESLIIEGGDAQGMLKTVKKVLDECDKEFSGQEAVVYDYLCEQFEKGDGAE; translated from the coding sequence ATGCAAGTAACAATTAAAAACGCACAATTAGGGCAGGCAACCAGCCTGCTTTTTGATTTGAATTTAAAACGCAAGCAGTCAAGACACCGTACTGAGTTTATTAAAATATTGGCTGAAAGGTCAAAAAAAGTAGAAGAGCAACGCAAGCAAATCGCTGAAGAACATTCTAAAAAAGATGATGAAGGCAAGGCAATTATTAATGATGACAGGTATGATATTGAAGATCAAAAAGCTTTTAAAGAGGATTATCAAGAATTGTTGGATGAATCGTTAATCATTGAGGGCGGTGATGCGCAAGGTATGCTTAAAACAGTTAAAAAGGTATTAGATGAATGTGATAAAGAATTTAGTGGCCAAGAAGCAGTTGTATATGATTACTTGTGTGAACAATTTGAAAAAGGAGATGGAGCTGAATGA
- a CDS encoding phage tail spike protein, whose amino-acid sequence MSQVFIANGQTDQALGHIRYRNVLSNSHKKSLEDGSELFDFSTHADRDYATYIAGNNRVIIPGEDGEFLEFIIYEIQENRIDRQLEVYSYGSYAALSTAKVIQPHTSQALSAESHGNQALDGTEWQMGTVFFNGVRTITFDDYTDPHTYLKKIASVFGLELRFRVEQEGGKISGRYVDLVEKVGQWRGRRVEFGKDLIGLKRIENTEDIVTALEVLGPLDEDGNRLTVLVEDQDALQRWGRDGKHIIKPYEPQFGVEENATEERLIELGEQELAKRINAIVSYEGTIADLEKVPGLENKKIRFGDTIQIKDTSYEPALYLEARIYFQDRDIKDRAEKQVQLGDFVEYTEAEANSIWQSLQAQLRKKISQADLEEVTYTKDEVDQKDEPGNDAKDKLDSEVGQAVIETTTGSQDKADHAQSSAESNANNYTNTVKTQIDGELLDKANLEYVNGELLLKADSSTVQTINNTVNDLETTSSNLQQSVIDNATELDEQDGRITTVSTNLDTVEGNLNIAISDLSTLDNTVSQQGTDINANSTAINLKANQDELDTVSGNVSSLSGEVNILAGQVELKAEQSTLNSLSDDVTSISNDVSTLTVNVNGISADVSSLNTTVNGHTTDISQANSSISQLSDEISSKIEQTTFNSLEGRVDSAESDITQQATQINAKAESSTVSAIESRVSSAELDIDGLNGQISLKANSITVNDIENRVSSVELNIDGLDSEIDLKVNKNGVIASINLSSESATIDATNINLVGAVTVLSDITGNLGIINAGEINGIDINGSTFNSVTDARNYTRIENNHIVAEGDFYSSIGGSGDGTNNSYGLFSLNNGKFSLKTGLINADSSRQSVNTEVKIEAVGISVVSAGGGGTYMGNGGDIGFGDFIDGTNRTAAVYTQGNNLYLDATGTVVSQTSFRSDGNLYSTGAYNTTTGASSNVYISTAGQFARVTSAKKYKTDIQAVDIDYNKILDLKPSHWFDKAEVAENGGITDGLKRYYGLIAENVFDVGLSQYVTFNGDEIEGIEYDRLWTLLIPVANDHADRIKYLEMENQVLKQKVAKLEEAA is encoded by the coding sequence ATGAGTCAGGTTTTCATAGCGAATGGCCAAACAGATCAAGCTCTGGGACATATTCGATATCGCAATGTTCTTTCAAACAGCCATAAAAAGTCTTTAGAAGATGGTAGTGAACTGTTTGATTTTAGTACACATGCGGATCGAGATTATGCTACTTATATTGCTGGTAATAACCGTGTGATTATACCTGGTGAAGATGGCGAGTTTTTAGAGTTTATTATCTATGAAATACAAGAGAACAGAATAGATAGACAACTAGAAGTTTATTCGTATGGTAGTTATGCAGCGTTAAGTACTGCAAAAGTAATTCAACCACATACATCACAAGCTTTATCTGCTGAATCTCACGGTAATCAAGCGTTAGACGGAACGGAATGGCAAATGGGTACCGTGTTTTTTAATGGTGTAAGAACCATTACTTTTGATGATTACACAGATCCACATACCTATTTAAAGAAAATTGCATCTGTCTTTGGTTTAGAATTAAGATTCCGAGTGGAACAAGAAGGTGGAAAAATAAGCGGTCGTTATGTCGATCTAGTTGAAAAGGTCGGACAATGGCGCGGTAGACGTGTTGAGTTTGGAAAAGACTTAATTGGTTTGAAGCGTATTGAAAACACGGAAGATATTGTTACTGCGCTTGAAGTGTTGGGTCCTCTTGATGAAGATGGTAATAGATTAACTGTGCTAGTAGAAGATCAAGATGCATTACAACGTTGGGGACGAGATGGAAAGCACATCATCAAACCCTATGAACCGCAGTTTGGTGTAGAAGAAAATGCAACCGAAGAAAGATTGATCGAACTAGGTGAACAGGAATTAGCAAAGCGTATTAATGCTATTGTGAGCTATGAGGGTACGATTGCAGATTTGGAAAAGGTACCAGGTCTTGAAAATAAAAAGATTCGTTTTGGTGACACCATTCAAATAAAAGATACAAGTTATGAACCAGCTTTATATTTAGAGGCAAGGATCTACTTTCAAGATCGGGATATTAAAGATCGAGCAGAAAAGCAAGTGCAATTAGGCGACTTTGTAGAATACACCGAAGCAGAGGCCAACAGCATTTGGCAATCACTACAAGCACAATTGCGCAAGAAAATAAGTCAAGCTGACCTAGAAGAAGTCACCTATACGAAAGATGAGGTCGATCAAAAAGACGAACCAGGTAATGATGCAAAGGATAAATTAGATAGTGAAGTTGGCCAAGCTGTTATTGAGACGACAACGGGATCGCAAGATAAAGCTGATCATGCACAATCTAGCGCTGAAAGTAATGCAAACAACTATACAAATACAGTTAAAACACAGATTGATGGAGAGTTATTAGATAAGGCAAATCTTGAATATGTAAATGGTGAGCTACTTTTAAAAGCAGATAGCTCAACTGTCCAAACAATAAATAATACGGTAAACGATCTAGAAACCACATCTAGTAATTTACAACAATCCGTAATAGATAATGCAACTGAGTTAGATGAACAGGATGGGCGAATCACTACTGTAAGCACAAACTTAGACACAGTCGAAGGTAATCTTAATATAGCAATTAGTGATCTTAGTACACTTGATAATACGGTTAGTCAGCAAGGAACCGATATTAATGCAAATTCTACAGCTATCAATCTGAAAGCGAATCAAGATGAGTTAGACACAGTGAGTGGCAATGTATCTAGCTTATCGGGTGAGGTTAACATACTTGCTGGACAAGTAGAATTAAAAGCTGAACAGAGTACGTTAAACAGCCTGTCTGATGATGTAACGAGCATTAGTAATGATGTTAGCACATTAACTGTTAATGTGAATGGCATTAGTGCTGATGTAAGTAGTTTAAATACAACAGTAAATGGCCACACAACCGATATAAGTCAAGCTAATAGTAGCATAAGTCAGCTATCAGATGAAATATCAAGCAAGATAGAACAAACTACATTTAATAGTCTAGAAGGTCGAGTTGATAGTGCTGAATCTGATATCACACAACAAGCAACTCAAATTAATGCCAAAGCAGAATCAAGTACAGTGAGTGCTATTGAATCACGAGTTAGTAGCGCCGAATTAGATATTGATGGACTTAATGGTCAAATAAGCTTGAAGGCTAATAGTATAACTGTTAATGATATAGAAAACAGGGTATCGAGTGTAGAACTGAATATTGATGGTCTCGATAGTGAGATAGATTTAAAAGTAAATAAAAACGGTGTGATTGCATCTATAAATTTATCTAGTGAGAGCGCTACGATTGATGCAACTAATATAAATCTTGTTGGTGCAGTAACAGTCTTATCTGATATCACTGGCAATCTAGGAATTATTAATGCAGGTGAGATCAACGGTATAGATATTAATGGATCAACTTTTAATTCAGTAACAGATGCAAGAAATTATACCAGGATTGAAAATAACCACATTGTTGCAGAGGGTGATTTTTATAGTAGCATAGGTGGTTCAGGAGACGGAACAAATAACTCTTATGGATTATTCTCGCTAAATAATGGTAAGTTTTCGCTTAAAACAGGACTAATAAACGCTGATAGTTCAAGGCAGTCGGTTAACACTGAGGTCAAAATTGAAGCAGTTGGTATATCTGTAGTATCCGCAGGTGGCGGAGGCACTTATATGGGTAATGGAGGCGACATCGGCTTTGGAGATTTTATAGATGGAACCAATAGGACTGCAGCGGTATATACGCAGGGTAACAATTTATATTTAGACGCAACAGGTACAGTTGTATCACAGACTAGTTTCCGATCAGATGGAAATCTTTATTCAACAGGTGCTTACAACACAACCACAGGTGCTTCATCAAACGTGTATATATCTACAGCAGGACAATTTGCGCGTGTAACCTCAGCCAAGAAATATAAGACAGATATACAGGCTGTCGACATTGATTATAATAAGATTTTAGATTTAAAACCAAGTCATTGGTTTGATAAAGCAGAGGTCGCTGAAAATGGCGGAATCACAGATGGATTAAAAAGATACTACGGTTTAATTGCTGAAAATGTTTTTGATGTAGGATTGAGTCAATACGTAACATTTAATGGAGATGAAATAGAAGGCATTGAGTATGATCGCTTATGGACTTTATTAATTCCAGTTGCTAATGATCATGCGGACCGTATTAAATATTTAGAAATGGAGAACCAGGTACTTAAACAAAAGGTAGCGAAATTAGAGGAGGCAGCATAA
- a CDS encoding distal tail protein Dit codes for MAYKSITFNGVRKDWLYIERGRSKPPFAARSRNLLTVPGYPGGYLQSTDIEPLIINQPVGFHIKDDADELIKKDELAEWLITDEVVELQFDDEPGRIYYAVVQNSIDDFEKMSRLRKGTIQFICPDPYGYGEEKPFVTESDYFQITNTGTAESEPIFEFEILAPITFLLIQNQLGTYNMIGQPVDVDSIVYNPLTKILDNTMATTTGWTNANQVDNGVISGTMTSDGDKFIVSSFGSPSDGSKWYGPALKTSLSETLQDFVMDISLSNFNSVAGVGRVEVYLLDVNGSVIAKIALTDSWEAVKRNRMEAYIQDVNGDRKYLMTLSQTTDESNGELWDDFLGILRLRRNGNVWTSYIAKVDNGVHSARETSYFNDGEGTYQRPVAQIQVHIGKFGDYETTEMAIRDTRFWKINQPSDAEVPYIAYQGDKIIFDHTNNGQVYINGEPYESSILGADFFALEKGENNLIVMPENTVNTSGSYRNRYL; via the coding sequence TTGGCGTATAAATCTATAACGTTTAATGGTGTGAGAAAAGACTGGTTATATATTGAACGTGGACGAAGCAAACCTCCCTTTGCGGCCAGAAGTAGAAATCTGTTAACAGTACCAGGTTATCCAGGCGGTTACTTGCAATCAACAGACATTGAACCATTAATTATTAATCAACCTGTAGGATTTCATATTAAAGATGATGCAGATGAATTGATCAAAAAAGATGAATTAGCAGAATGGCTCATCACAGATGAAGTTGTCGAGTTGCAATTTGATGATGAACCAGGACGAATTTATTATGCAGTCGTTCAAAATTCCATTGATGACTTTGAAAAAATGTCACGATTGAGAAAAGGAACAATACAATTTATTTGCCCAGATCCATATGGGTACGGTGAAGAAAAGCCATTTGTCACTGAATCCGATTATTTTCAAATTACAAACACGGGTACCGCAGAATCCGAACCAATCTTTGAATTTGAAATCCTTGCTCCTATTACATTTTTACTGATACAAAATCAATTGGGTACGTACAATATGATTGGTCAACCTGTTGATGTCGACAGCATTGTTTATAATCCACTTACTAAAATTCTTGATAACACTATGGCAACTACAACTGGATGGACGAATGCAAATCAAGTTGATAATGGCGTAATTTCAGGAACGATGACATCTGACGGCGATAAGTTTATCGTATCTAGTTTTGGTAGTCCATCGGATGGATCCAAATGGTATGGTCCAGCACTAAAAACAAGTTTATCGGAGACACTACAAGATTTTGTAATGGATATTTCATTAAGTAACTTTAATAGTGTTGCAGGCGTGGGTCGTGTAGAAGTGTATTTGCTTGATGTCAATGGTAGTGTCATAGCTAAAATTGCACTTACTGATTCGTGGGAAGCGGTAAAGAGGAATCGGATGGAAGCCTACATCCAAGATGTCAACGGTGATAGAAAATATCTAATGACACTCAGTCAAACAACAGACGAATCCAATGGTGAGCTTTGGGATGACTTCTTAGGGATTTTAAGACTAAGAAGAAATGGAAACGTTTGGACTTCCTACATTGCTAAAGTCGATAATGGCGTGCACAGTGCAAGAGAGACAAGCTATTTTAATGATGGAGAAGGCACATATCAACGTCCTGTTGCACAAATTCAAGTTCATATTGGAAAATTTGGCGACTATGAAACGACTGAAATGGCAATACGTGATACACGATTTTGGAAGATTAATCAGCCATCTGATGCTGAAGTCCCTTATATTGCATATCAAGGAGACAAAATTATTTTCGATCATACGAATAATGGGCAAGTTTATATCAACGGTGAACCGTATGAATCTAGTATTTTAGGTGCAGATTTTTTCGCTTTGGAAAAAGGAGAAAACAATTTAATTGTAATGCCTGAAAATACGGTAAACACAAGTGGTAGCTATCGTAATAGATATCTATAG
- a CDS encoding HNH endonuclease — protein sequence MNKTCIDCGETKSINLFVIDKSKKDGHRKRCKKCENLRRRKTPVPPVPKEGYKFCADCGKEKSLNEFNIRFNTGKRRPFSYCKPCEHKRDKNKYKHECKKCGKKYSSGKMKSTYCKECHDKFFIKTYSILGTFDWSGKNNPMHGIQRFGKANPNYRPQITTEEREIGRLFEGYGVWRKSVYERDNYTCQCCGDDKGGNLHAHHLDGYNWCKEKRIDIDNGITLCEDCHNKFHKKYGNRNNTKQQFITYVRNKEYLM from the coding sequence TTGAATAAAACTTGTATTGACTGCGGGGAAACAAAATCTATTAATCTATTCGTCATAGATAAGTCCAAAAAAGATGGTCACAGGAAAAGGTGTAAAAAATGTGAAAATCTAAGAAGAAGAAAAACCCCAGTACCGCCAGTTCCAAAAGAAGGTTACAAGTTTTGCGCTGATTGTGGCAAAGAAAAATCATTAAATGAATTTAATATTCGCTTTAATACGGGGAAGAGAAGACCTTTCAGCTACTGCAAACCTTGTGAACATAAAAGGGATAAGAATAAATATAAACATGAATGTAAAAAATGTGGCAAGAAATACAGTAGTGGTAAAATGAAATCCACTTATTGCAAAGAATGTCATGACAAATTTTTCATAAAAACTTATTCTATCCTTGGTACTTTTGATTGGAGTGGAAAAAACAATCCAATGCATGGCATTCAACGCTTCGGAAAAGCTAATCCAAACTATAGACCTCAAATAACTACTGAAGAACGAGAAATAGGAAGATTGTTTGAAGGATATGGAGTTTGGAGAAAGAGCGTATATGAAAGAGACAATTATACATGCCAATGCTGCGGTGATGATAAAGGTGGAAACCTCCATGCTCATCATCTTGATGGATATAACTGGTGTAAAGAAAAACGAATAGATATAGATAATGGCATCACTCTCTGTGAAGATTGCCATAACAAATTCCACAAGAAATATGGGAACAGAAACAATACTAAACAACAATTTATAACATATGTGAGAAATAAGGAGTACCTGATGTAG
- a CDS encoding phage tail tape measure protein, which yields MAERIEGLSIELDLETMKINSGLKDLKSQLTTVNSEMKANMSAFDRSDKSIGKYETRLQGLNKKLEVQQAVTEKAYTSYEKLVKQHGEGSKEAQKAAKEYNNQVASLNNLSRYVERVENDLSQLREEQRVANSNWAKMGDQLDKAGTKLKRFGDKASGIGNTMSTTLTPAVLGMGTAMGLVTSSYEDSTVKIQNSLGLTAAEAKELTDISRNIYKNGFGESADEIDNALLQTKQNIKDINNEDLERITEKAFLLGETFEADVNEVTRAGNNVMKGFGLEADEAFDLMAKGAQNGLDFSNEMFDNLSEYSTLFGNMGYSAEEYFELLQKGTEAGVYNLDYINDIMKEFQIRVKDGSKTTSEAMGLLSKDTQGVWKEFEKGDKTVKDVSNAVLKELEGMDDQVAANQIGVELFGRRELCRSKIA from the coding sequence ATGGCTGAAAGAATAGAAGGCTTGTCCATTGAGCTAGACCTAGAAACGATGAAAATCAATTCTGGTCTTAAAGATTTAAAATCCCAATTGACCACGGTCAACAGCGAAATGAAAGCTAACATGTCTGCTTTTGATCGTAGTGATAAATCAATCGGCAAATATGAAACACGTCTTCAAGGATTAAACAAAAAGCTAGAGGTACAACAAGCCGTAACAGAGAAAGCCTATACCAGCTATGAAAAGCTGGTCAAACAACACGGTGAAGGATCTAAAGAAGCACAAAAAGCTGCGAAGGAATATAACAACCAAGTTGCTTCTTTAAATAATTTAAGTCGTTATGTTGAACGTGTGGAAAATGATTTATCTCAATTAAGAGAAGAGCAACGCGTAGCTAACTCTAACTGGGCAAAGATGGGCGATCAACTTGATAAAGCAGGAACTAAGCTTAAAAGATTTGGTGATAAAGCGAGTGGCATAGGGAATACGATGTCAACTACGCTTACACCAGCGGTGCTAGGTATGGGGACAGCTATGGGGTTAGTTACATCTAGTTACGAGGATTCTACTGTAAAGATACAAAATTCGTTAGGTTTAACTGCAGCAGAAGCTAAGGAACTGACGGATATTTCAAGAAATATTTATAAAAATGGTTTTGGAGAAAGCGCAGATGAAATTGATAATGCTTTGTTACAAACCAAGCAAAATATAAAAGATATAAACAATGAAGATCTGGAACGAATCACTGAGAAAGCTTTTCTATTAGGTGAAACATTCGAAGCGGACGTAAACGAGGTCACACGAGCAGGAAATAATGTCATGAAAGGATTTGGTCTTGAAGCGGATGAAGCCTTTGATTTGATGGCTAAAGGGGCGCAGAACGGACTCGATTTTAGTAATGAGATGTTTGATAATCTCAGTGAATATTCCACTCTGTTTGGAAATATGGGCTATTCTGCAGAAGAGTATTTTGAGTTGCTACAAAAAGGTACCGAAGCTGGTGTTTACAATCTTGATTACATCAATGACATAATGAAAGAATTTCAGATTCGTGTGAAGGATGGAAGTAAAACGACTTCTGAAGCAATGGGACTACTTTCTAAAGACACGCAAGGTGTATGGAAAGAGTTTGAAAAGGGTGATAAGACTGTAAAAGACGTTTCCAATGCCGTATTAAAAGAGCTAGAGGGTATGGACGATCAGGTTGCTGCTAACCAAATTGGAGTTGAGCTATTCGGTAGACGAGAGTTGTGCCGAAGTAAAATCGCTTAA
- the gpGT gene encoding phage tail assembly chaperone GT, which produces MRNGKDINEILDMPIHYVVQLMQDKNKPREEKSLISAFGG; this is translated from the coding sequence ATGCGCAATGGAAAGGATATTAACGAAATACTAGATATGCCTATCCATTACGTTGTGCAACTCATGCAAGATAAAAATAAACCAAGAGAAGAAAAGTCACTCATTTCTGCTTTTGGTGGTTAA